CCGACACCGACGGCGCACGCCCCGAAGTCCTCGCCGCCCTCTCCGCCGCCACGCTGGGCCTCGGCAAACGCACCGGCAGCGAAATGGGCATGGGCGAGCTCCGCGAAGTCGTCATCCGCTGCGCCACCGGCTACGTCGTCGTCTACGCCATCCGCAGAAGCGGCCTCCTCGTCGTCCTCGCCGACGAGGGCCTCGACGTCATGCGCCTCCACGTCGAATCCCGCCCCACAGTCGAACGCCTCGGCCTCCTGCTCGACGGCGTGCCCGCCGACTACTAGGAAGCGTGAAACCGCCTGGCGGCGGTCACCGGACGGGGAGGCCGGTGACGGCGCGGCCGATGATGAGTCTCTGGATCTCGCTGGTGCCTTCGAAGATGGTGAAGATCTTGGCGTCTCTGTGCCAGCGTTCCACCGGGTGGTCTCTGGTGTAGCCGGCGCCGGCGAGGATCTGGATGGCCTGGTCGGTGACCCAGACCGCGGTTTCCGCGGCGACCAGTTTGGACATGGAGCCTTCGGCCTGGGGCATGGGGCGGCCGGTGCGGGCCAGCCAGGCGGCGCGCCAGGTCATCAGGCGGGCTGTGTCGATTCTTGTGGCCATGTCGGCGAGGAGGAAGGCAATGGCCTGGTTCTCGGCGATCTTGCGGCCGAACTGTTCTCTGGTGCCGGCGTAGTCGCGCGCGTACTCGTAGGCGGCTCTGGCCACGCCTACGGCCATGGCGGCCACGGTGGGGCGGGTGGTCTCGAAGGTGCGCATGGCGGGTTGCTCGCCGCTTCTGCCGCCCTCGCGGACGCGGGCCAGGCGTGCGTCGAGGCGGTCCTTGCCGCCTAGGAGGCAAGAACCGGGGAGGCGGACGTCGTCGAGCACCACCTCGGCGGTGTGGGAGGCGCGGATGCCGTGTTTGCGGAACTTCTGGCCTTGGGTCAGGCCCTTGGTGCCAGGGGGGACGACGAAGGTGGCCTGGCCGCGCGCGCGGAGTGCGGGGTCCACGGAGGCGACGACGACGTGGACGTCGGCTATGCCGCCGTTGGTGGCCCAGGTCTTGGTGCCGTTGAGCACCCACTCGTCCGTGGCCTCGTCGTGGACGGCGCGGGTGCGGATGGCGCCGACGTCGGAGCCGGCGTCGGGTTCGGAGGCGCAGAAGGCGGCGAGTTTGACGTCGCCCGCGGTGCCGAACATCGCGGGAAGCCACTCGCCTTGCTGCTCGGGGGTGCCGGCCGCGGCGAGCGCGGCGGCGGCGAGGCCGGTGCCGGCGATGGACAGGCCGATGCCGGCGTCACCCCAGAAGAGCTCCTCGAAGGCGACGGGGATGCCGAGGCCGCTCGGGGCGAACCACTGCTGTGCGAAGAAGTCCAGGGAGTACAGGCCGATCTTGGCGGCCTCCTGGATGACGGGCCAGGGGGTCTCCTCGCGCTCGTCCCATTCGGCGGCGGCGGGGCGGATCACGGTGGCGGCGAACTCGTGCACCCAGTCGCGGACCTCACGCAGGTCGTCGCCGGGGTCGAGACTGAAGCCGCCGGTGGGCTCTGACATGCCGCAACCCTACTGGCATCCAGGCCGCGCGCATCCGAGACCGGGCCGTCGATGTCCGGTCTCGGATGCGTGCGTCAGTCGGCCGTGGCCGCGGCTCCGGCTACCGCCGTACGCCGCTCACTCGCCGGCGGACGCGAGGGTCACCGGGTCGTCGGACAGGGGCCCGTGGGGGTGGCCGTGCTTGTCGCGGTAGGAGGCCTGGGTCTGGGTGTTCAGGATGTCGAACTTGACCTTCTTGGCGGGGTCGGTACGACGGTCGTTGATCTTGATGACGTCGAAGCCGCGGTTGA
The window above is part of the Sphaerisporangium rubeum genome. Proteins encoded here:
- a CDS encoding acyl-CoA dehydrogenase family protein, whose protein sequence is MSEPTGGFSLDPGDDLREVRDWVHEFAATVIRPAAAEWDEREETPWPVIQEAAKIGLYSLDFFAQQWFAPSGLGIPVAFEELFWGDAGIGLSIAGTGLAAAALAAAGTPEQQGEWLPAMFGTAGDVKLAAFCASEPDAGSDVGAIRTRAVHDEATDEWVLNGTKTWATNGGIADVHVVVASVDPALRARGQATFVVPPGTKGLTQGQKFRKHGIRASHTAEVVLDDVRLPGSCLLGGKDRLDARLARVREGGRSGEQPAMRTFETTRPTVAAMAVGVARAAYEYARDYAGTREQFGRKIAENQAIAFLLADMATRIDTARLMTWRAAWLARTGRPMPQAEGSMSKLVAAETAVWVTDQAIQILAGAGYTRDHPVERWHRDAKIFTIFEGTSEIQRLIIGRAVTGLPVR
- a CDS encoding roadblock/LC7 domain-containing protein; this encodes MSHDEVLTELHALRDRITGVTETAVASVDGLLVTADTDGARPEVLAALSAATLGLGKRTGSEMGMGELREVVIRCATGYVVVYAIRRSGLLVVLADEGLDVMRLHVESRPTVERLGLLLDGVPADY